The genomic window ATATGGAAATGTTGTCATGCAGCTGGTGTTGATCTTGTAACAATCACTATCTACACTTTTTAGCCTTGAATGTGGATATTATTGAGATGAGTTAGGCAcaaagcagtgttttttttaaatttgaagtaACGTGAAGGATTAGTGACAAAAATGGAGGCCGACGACTTCTTTCAATCTTAGTGAGTATTAACATTCAGTAAAATAATTAAACGTTGGCACGATTATGTGTTTTACAGTGCAGCGGTATTTCttggaaatgtttaaacatAAGTAAAAATGTTACGCTGGTGAGTAAAAGTCATGAGTGGTGCTCACTGTCTGTGTCGAACCCTCTCATAAAAGGTGACAATCAAATATGAAATGGTGAGACTTGCAGGTTCATCTCTGTGCACTCGTGATGTTGATGGGGATGCGGTCTACAGGATGAGAGTGACTGGGCAGAGATGAGGTTCTGAAAGTAGGAGAACTGACAGACACTGGGACAGACAAGGTCTCCAGGTCGGCTCTGAACTGGTGGAACAGCAGAGCGAGATacaggacaggacagggagTTAACAATCATAATGAACTGTACGTCTAAGCCAGAGGCCATTACTGGAACATAAAGtcgtacgcacacacacctcctcttcctctgaacTGTCATGGTCATGGTAGCCCTGGGCTATGGAGGCGGTCAGGGAGGCTGCCTTTGGCTCCAGGTAGCAGAGGCACAGCGCCagggggaaggagagggtgagagcgTAAGGGACGGAGAAGGATGTggagagcaggaagaaaaagatgaagaggaagcagGGGATGAGTGACGGTGACTTAATGGGGAGGAAGTTCTGCGCACACTCAGGGAGGAAGCGCATCTCTGACAGATCGGGGAAGGTGAGGTAGCCGTCCTCATCCAGCATGGAGGACAGGTCAGGCAGGTgcagggagaaggagaagagcgTACCGCCGCGGCTCTTGCCCTGCTCCAGCCTCTGCTTTCGGGCCGAGAGCAGCAGCGCCTGCTCCTGCAGCAGGGCAGCTTTGCGATCAGCATGGGCTTGCCGGCGGCGGCACCCATTGCCGTTCTTGGCTGGACTGACTGATGAGGCTCGTTTTCGTACATTCTCCCTGCGCCTCCGCCGCACTTTAGTTGATGAAACAGGTGATGAGGGGAGTGAGAGCTCGGAGCGGAGAGGGTCAGTTGTGTATACACAGGGAGAGTACTGACGGAGGGTAATGTCAACGAAGGGATGACGTGTGTGTAAATGGAGAGGAGCGAAAGGGGAAGGGGGCGAATACGCATGAGCACACACGAGTATAGTGTGGGGTCAAAGGAaggacaagaaaagaaaagctaatTAGTAAAGCGCACACAAGATGAAAGCACTTAGGCCTAGCCTACTGCAGAGGGTTAAGCTGAAAGCAACTAGGAAATTCTATTCAGCCATTACGTTATTAAAGAAAGTttattaaggaaaaaaaaaacaactaaaatctCAAAAAGGATTAAAAAGAGTTGCAGCAGCTTCTCAGGATCATGATCCGTCTCTCTTTGAAAATCCAAGGGCATATTTACCAATATTACCGCTCTTTGAgccaaatacaaaaacacttcAAAGCCTCTGAAAGGTTCTTTAATCTGAATGAAACGCAGCTCTGACTGCGCTGAAGGTGTCTGTACACAGTGGATTACCTTTGTGTCATGTCTGAGCGGTGTCGTGGCAGTGGGCTCCAGTGTGTCCGCTTCATCCATCGCAGTGTCTTCCTGCTCCgccttctcttcctctgctttcttCTCGGTTGTTACCGTGGTGATAATGTCCCCCTTGGCAATGACTTTGGCTGCCCCATCAGCTGCAGTGTCCTTCATCAAAGTCTCGTGGTTCTCCATAATGGGAGCTGAAAGCCAGAGGACAAAGATGGATGTGAGGGGCCAGAATATTTTTATAGACACTGAGGGTCCGAGGAAAATCTGCGAGCAGGGAAATAAAAGGTTTGATTTGCTCCTGCACATTGATGTTATGAGGTCCTGTGACTTTGTCGCTTAACTACATAAGTGTACTAGATGTTTTAGCTTTGCCAGCTTTCATTTTTCTTGCTTCCtgtttaaagaaacagaaaagtctCACTTTTAACAAAGAAcatttgatgttgttttattgtgcaggtgACAGAAACAGGGTTTCTGCTCTAAACAAACTGGATAACTAAACAAAAGTCCTGGAGTTGACACCATTTCAACTCTGATGGCACTTGTGGCCagtcaatgaaaacacaaccacaaacagcTCCTCACCTCCATCTAAGCTGAGGGACATGTTGTAGCGTTTGCTGGCTGAGCGCTCAAACAACGGAGCAGGTCTGATGATTTGGGAGCTGGCTCTGCGGGTCTGAGCCTGCGTTCTGCCACTGTAGCGAAACTTGGAACCGAGGCTCAGGAACTTCTTCGGAGGTGCCTCTGGGGACACGAGCCTGTCGCCAGTTACAAACACTCACATTaatcaacaagaaaacaaaacatcaattTAAGCTGCACACTTTGAAAAGAATTAGAACGCCTTCTAATTTGAATACTCTCCAGAGAGCCTTTGGGCTTGACTCGCTACACAAAAGAACCCAGGAGACCAATTTTTGCCTTAAGCAGCACAAAGCTACTCTGCATGTTGTCCAAATGACAAGAGCTACTAACAAACTGAGCACAGTTCCACTAAATCAAGCATTTGAGGTGGTTATCAGTTCATTTATGTTTGCATGGCTGGCAAGGTCACTTTAATGAAACAATAGCAAAGAGCTGGGGAAACAAAGAAGCTTCTGTTTGACGAGTCCAATAAGTCAAaattcttttccttttctacaAAGGCAGATTTTCAATCATCATCCACTTTAGGGAGGAATAAAATCCAACCTTTTATCTTAAATTACAAACCTTCTGCTATGTGAGAAACAGTTTCCTCGTTTATGTCTTACCTGAAAAAGGTATGATGTTCAACACAGACCTTCCACAGCCTTTTGGCAGCGCGATGATTTGGAAGCTTGAAACCGATTGTGCTTTCAAACTGTTCAAACTGCAACACAGATTAAACACTGTAGTCAGATTCTCTTACTCTGAACTTTCCTGTAAATACATCCATCTAATCTATCTTTTTAAATTAACTATCACGAATGTCCTCTTTACCTCGCCGGGTCGGATTTTAATGTAGAAATTGTTCCTCTTGTAGGAGATCTTGAGGATTTTGGGCCAGGCGAACCTGTTGATCCGCAACCGGTCTCTGTAGATGAGGAGGCCACTTGCACAAACGCCCAGCATGATCTCCACACCCTCCGAGTCCTGCAGACAttaacagagacacacacaaaaaaataacaaagaaaatgcacaaaaaagaaaattagttTAGTGAATCTCCTTATTAATGTGTAACGTTGGTAGAGTAACACTGAATCCCTGACAAAGGAGAAGCTTAAGAACAACAAtgctcttcttctcctgttctGCTAAAGATAAGCTCGTATTCGACAAACTCTAAGGTGTATGGAGGTTTTCGGGAGCCCGGGCACAGCAGGGTTATGTAGACTTGAACAGAGCTAACTTGTGATAAGAGAAGGGTAAAGCAGGCAGGTGATGAAATAATGAGTTCAGGCATACTCTAATCTTCTCTATGCAggctgtgttgctgttgaaCGGTGATTCAAAAGGGGCACAAAGTGAGTGAGAGTTGGCAAAAGCGACAGTGAAGTCTTGGGAAATGGTGGATGAGGCACAAAATGATGCTCTTCACTGCAGAAGCATGAGATGAGCAGGTGAAACCAGTGATAAAGGTTTGAAGAGGGAGGCTCTGGCCCCAAGCAGGAACAACCAGTCTAAAATAACAATGGGATGTTGAAAGTGACAAATTTGTATGTAACCATGcacgagaaaaaaaacacacacacgcactcacacacttgGGTAAGCACATGGGATGCAGCCTCTTACCTCTCCCAAAGCTGGAGCCAAGCTTTCATAGAGACTCCCTACCAACTTTGCATttaatgagagaggagagaagacaaaAGAGGGATGCTGGTCTGATATGTACATATTTTTCTCGTGAATCAAAACGGTGTCTCATAGAAGCAACGCTGAGCATTGTCGTCGACTCAGTTTGATCAAGGCCGCTTCCTCGTCTCTGTCATCTCCTCCATTCTGATCTAAATCTGCAAAGGCAATATCCTCCCCATCACTCACATCTACACCCATTTTGACTTTCAAAGCGCTTTGGATAACAGATTCATATCAAGACTGATGactgtaattttcttttatGATGACAGTGGTCCTGCTGTCACATTTCAGCTCTCTCTTTACTGCCTGTGTTCTAATGAAGTGTTTGATCCCATCTGGCTGGCACACTAGacgaaaaaaagaaagaagccgAGCTGGGCTCTAGATCCCACCCCATCCCGCCCCTTTCTCCCCCTACTCTTTAGCCCCAGATCCACGGAGGTAGAAGTGAAATAATGTCAGTCAATCTGTGGTGCAGCAGAGGCGTTTCTGTGACAGCCATGATGTTTCTGAAGCAGCGGTGCTGTGGTGGAAAGCGTCGCTACTGACTGCATGATTGCGATGTGTTAGATTGCATAGAGAGAATACAAAACATATTCATCAGATTACTTGAAAACATCTTAATGCAGCTCGGAGGCACTGACTGTTTCTGGAGACATTAggttaacaaataaaaagatacCACTCACGATTTTTATGGTTGATATAAAGCTGCAcccagcagctggttagcttagcttagcataaatgCTGGAGACAGGCAATGTTATTTAATTTTAGGAACTGTTTTGATAAACTTTATACAAGCAGTTAAAAGTTCATATGACGTGTTACCTTGGCGTGGTGGAGGTCCACACCATACATGGACAACTTCTTGGCGTTTTCCAGGAAGTGTATCTCCGCTTCGGCCGGTGTCATCCCCCTGATAAAGACGGAACCAACCAGACATTAGGAGTCAACAAATTGAGACAAGAAGAAAGATTTGATGCTTTCAGACCAAAGTTATACTCAAGACCAGTCCTGTGAGATCTGAACAGGGATACTTCACAGATTTATTGTATAAAAGCTTTCAGGGAAATGGTTGCTTTTATGGATGCTTTCAACTGAAGCGACACAGATAACCGTGAGTGCATCCATTTTTAGCATAGAGGCCTTCGGGGAAACTCTAATCCTGGCACTGTCATAGCCTCGCTCCACCCACAGGGCGAGACAGGACTGCATTAAATTACACACAAATCACTGTAATACAGAGAGAACAAGGGGCTCAGACAAAAGGACAGCCAGCTGGAACCattaataagaaaacacaaatccagTGTCTACAGACGTGTTGCCTTTCAAAGAATATTATTAATCTTTAATGTGACTCAAGTTAACCGGACTGACTAAAGGTTTTAAAGTTAAAAGaacctgaaaaaaacattttccaaacctGCATCAAAATATGAGCAACAGGCTTTAGTGGGAATTTTCTGCTGAAGTTAGatgtgttcttttattttttcatacgaTAAACAGTTTCTCATTTAGAGGGTTTGTGCACAAATCAAAGTTTAGAAACATTCAAATCTGAGTGAAGAAATTTGTTTGGTTGTATTTCAGGCCACTTTCAATCAAATCTGATTACAACTAGAGCCTTGCTGATAAATCGGTTCAGTCATtgtgaaaacctttattttacacaGATAAACAATATATCAAAgatttgcatttatatttgtactgtagattaaaaaaaaacatgtttattttcttaattcaagatctatatatttggttgtatttgtgttttctttatatttctaGTCTGGTTTAGTTTGTggttaaacagtaaaatatcaagcctcaattccATTTCTTCATatatttcccttttcttttttatatacatatgtgtTAGAAATATTTTACTCCCATATTTTACTTGAATATCTGGCTCTGAAAAATCTATAAAATTAAAACCTCACTTAAAGTAAAGATTAGATGTTTTTGAttatacaaaaaacaaatctttaccTTTTACTAGAATgatttgaaataactttttaaaagatgttGTACAATTTGATTGATAAACCATCCAGGTCCAGGGCTGTATGAAAAGATAAAGCTATGAaaattgttttataaataaagtggAGACTAACTTGTAGGTCTTGTGGAGTTCCATGACCTTCTCCTCTAGCTCTTTGGTCTGGTTGGGTGCAAAGCGCAGTTCGCTGATGTAGTCGCTGCCCAGTTCTTCAGGGTCATAGTCTCCCAGTTCAGACTGCACTGCGTAGGAACCCAGTACTGTGTGGGTGGCGAAGGAGCAGGGCAGGCGACCTGAAACCACATCATCTCTAAGCTGCAGGCACAGATAGTACCtgtgtgaggaagaagagacacAATACaaatcagtaaaacattttgtctggaTTTCCTTGAAAGCCTATCAGTGGTATTTAATGTCACTGCATGcacataattaattattttccctTTTAAACTACATTTTTAGGCATCAAATCAATTAAACTAAAGCTTAAAAACCCACAATTGCATTACTAACTCACCTTGTGATATCCTCAGTGAGCTGGGAGGGATCTGGGGGGTAAAACTTTACGTTGAATGCAAAGTTCCAAGGACCAGCTGAGACATAGAAAAGACATTGAATTATTAAAAGCAGCACTTTCGAGGTGATACACCACATTTAATCAATTCACTGGATTCAGGAGGATATGAGACTTACTCCTTATCTGCTTCTTCAGTTCCTTGGAGGGGTCCAGCCAATTCTGCAACAGACaaccacagacaaaaacattcatCATCACCACTTTATGAGCATATTACTAACGACTGAAGTTCCTAAGTCGGACATTCTGGCTGTCTGAGAATGTTTAGCAGAGTCATCATATAATTTCCCTACATAAGGACTTTAGGAAAGTTTTAGTCAGTCTGGTTTCAATGTGGATGCATTTTACTCCACTAACTTTAATTTGAGGGTTGTCCCTAATATGACAGTTAAGATGATAGTTTGCTGAAGTACCTTCTGGTTCTCTACATCTTTGTGTGTGATTCCGAAGTAGTCTCTCTCCAGCAGATTGAGGTGATCGCATACTTTGTCAAAGAGCACTTGTCCCCTGGCTCGTTTCTgtgacagggaaaaaaaaacattcagcattCAGTACTGTCatataataaaaaactgaaagcaGTGGGAATATAAGAAAGAGTGATCAGACTGAGTTTTCTTTAGAAATCTCAGGCCGTTTGCTGgtaataattaaatgaaaattaacTCTAGATTAATTTTTGCAGTGCATCAACGTGACATCTTTTCAATTACAATAAGAGCGTGATGACACAGCACTTTACACTGCTGCTTAACGGAGATCTCTCTGCACAGGCAATGCCCAGAGGTATTGCAGCCGCTTTCGACCAGGTGGGCAACTCTGGATCAATTCATTCCCTCTGTATAAAGAAGAATTTTACAACAAACACACCTTTAAATTCCTGAGCTCAAGGTGAACCTCAGTTAAGTGAAGGCTTAGCAACGATCCAGTGCACATCACTGACCTGGAGCCGGATGTCATCAGCTGGAGCTGTGTCACTTCAGACTCATTTGGCTCGGCTCACACGGGATATTTTAAGGTCTGAGTTGCCACAACACAGACGCCTCCAGCCAAAGCCAGCTCCTCATGTCTGATACGCTGAGAGCCACTGCCACATTTGAGCAGCAGGAGTCACAACGCACCGCCGCATCTGTCAGATTCACATGTCAGGCACAGTATTGCCTGACATGGATAAACACACATCTGGCAGGGATTTTAAACAGATGCAGACCAATATAGTCTTCAACACGTGGTTGATTTGTGCGATTGTCTACATGCACAACATTCTCTTTATGAGAAAACTCCAGGGTATGTGCGTGATTTGAAGAGAGCTATAAAGCTGCTGTTGGCAGCGAGTTAATCCTATCAGAACATCTCAGATGGAATTAGCAGAGTCATGTCAGACTATTGCTGCCTTGCTGTGACAAGCAGCTTTTCACTGCAACACTTAACTCTGGCTTTTAATGACagagcctccacacacacaagacagaagGTTCGGCAAATCTCTGTTTAGGCTCAGTCACAGAGTAGTCTGAGAGAAACAGCTCCAGTAACCAGACTGAATGTTAGGGCTGCAACAGATTCCACTGACTGATCTGGTTGTTGAGGAAAATGGAAACAGCAAGAAGCTGGAAGGAAAATTGATGTCATATTGAACAGCGACTGGAGATTCATAATGACCTTATGGAAAAGGAACTTACATCACCAAACCATGATTTAAAACTTGTTATACAACTAGTAACTATTTCCATCATGTATTTATCTGCagaccattttttaaaatcatttgctttataaaatcctgctgacaaacaaacaaccaaacaaactaacaaaaagaCGACGGGGAATGTGTAACCTCATCAGCGGCGATAATGATATTACTGATTAACagattatcaaaatagttgcaGATTAACCAACATTGACTGGCATGCATTGCCATGTAGTTTTTAAGGCAGGATTAAAATGTGTATCTAAACTCAAATGAGTCTGTGAtagataacaacaacaacaacaaagtgaGGCGTGGGAttccccccccaccctctaCAGAGAAATAACAGCCTCTGAAGTGAAGCGGAGGAGGTTCAGTCACAGTAAATGATAGGAAACGATTATGCCGGGACATTTGAGTTGAGCTGGAAAACTACAAGGTCAGGGggataaaaatgtcaaatcctGACATTTCTGGATCAGTTTAAATGGgtttgggggagggggaggaatcCCTGGCAGTTCTGTAAAGGATCCTCTGACCTTAATTGTATCACTGTGTCAAACATCATACACTGACCTGCCACAGCTCAGGTCCGCTGAGGTTTTACTTACCCTCTTCGGACACTTTCATACTGATCTTTTCTATTTTCAGGAAAACAGCATGGATGATGGATGTTCATGTTTGTTCCTTAATGGTTGCTATGACAACTCCTCTGGGAAGCAGGCAGCTGACCAGCTGTTATTTGTTGTAATTTGCTTTTGTATTGTTatggatgtttttcttcatgaaaCCCTTTCAGTCGGTATTAGTAATATACACATGAAGACACTGGTACTGTGACTTCAGGTATCAGGATCAGTCGTGTATGATTCCCGCCTCGTGCACCATCACTGCATCATTAGCACAGCTTGATTCTGTGATATTGcgctaataaaaaaaaaaaaaggattcagTCACAACCACGATTTGCTGAAGGGTCCTTGGAAGGTCTGAactgaaatgtaatcagttatcaggtttgttttttgcatatttaaacacattgagaaAGGAGAAGCAGTTGATTAATGACTTGCTTGTTTAATGATAAATGGCTTAAAATATTAACTGCTTATCAGACTTAATAGAGACAGTGAGTACCAAGCACCAGCCtgataaaaaacatattgttaaattaagaatgtgtttgtgattatGTTTccagtttctgtctctgctggatCCATTGTCTCACATTCCCTCTAATGACCTCTGCTCCAAGGTTATAAGTATTCCTCATCTAATGGTCGCCAGTGTCTGGAAACAATGAGCGAGACCCAGGTAGCCCTGGCAGGACAGCAGGACTGGAGATTACAAGATGAAATTAGATTCTTATAATGTAAGATGTCATTAAGACATGAATACAAACTTAACAGTGATGTTTACAtttcttcagtgtgtttttgtaaatcaCACATTATCAGAGAGTAGTCTGATTACCTTAAGGATAAGCCCCTTGAGAAATATAATCTTGCTTTAAAGGAGAGTTCCAATAGATTAAATTATAATTAGATAATAAGGTTGTTGTGCATATACAGTTAAAGCTCAACTGCAGGATTACATAGTTAATGGCATCTAGTTTATACTCCATATCTGCACGATAATAAAATCAATATCGTGTTCTCAACGAAATTGAAATCATCACTCAAAAGGctaattattgattaaatgcTCATACCGTTTAAGCTGATTCACTTAGATAATTGAAGAATCGTGACTCgtaatttataaaatataagacatttttttgtgtttttcatttgctcataaataacaaacaacatGAGGGAACATCTAACTCACATGAAGTTACTATCtactatgttttttttacaatatcagTTTACaaattgatatttgatatttattttaattatattatcCAGCCAGTAAAAGCAGTTGGTAGATGGAGATGCAGCCATATCGGCCAGGGTCTGATTCACATACATACTATCATCAGTTATATTAGATGTAGTTTAAGGGAAAGCATTAGCACATCTCTCTGAGCAAAATCCTTTCAAATCAGCAGCACTGGAGAAACACAAAGGAACAAGTTGCCCACATTGTCCCTCATTTCCAGCTCCTTGTCCTTAAGAATCCTTCTCTGGCCTCAGTGGGACATCAAAAAATGCTGCCAACGCAAAGTCAGTGACACTGATTCCCTCCAACAAATGCTCCTGAGTCACGGTCAGAACGCCTCACCTCACCGCCACCACCAAAAACAGTGGGATTATCTTTCTATCCAAACCCCTGGTGGGAAGGAATCTGCTCAGAGGAGACCCGAGAAGAAAGGTCTGGTTCTTTACTTCAGCCCGCACACATTATTGGGAAAAGTAGAAAAGTTGAAAGCCACACAACCCTGAGAAAAGGCTCCACTTTGTATTGTTACGAAGAAAGAGTGAAATGTCAGGTGAGTTCACTGGTCAGATTTCTTTTTGAATTCATGCATTTCTGAGAAAGAAAGACTGTTTGAAGGCAGTAAGCAGCTACTATGttcaaacaaatgcatttacaacaataacaacGCCTCTTTGACTGACTGTGGTGTCGTGTTTGATAAGCGTGAACACTGGAAATAATTACTCAAGGCTACATATGCTGTTATTTGAcacaataataaatgtaaatccTAAAGAATACATAAGATATGCActgtcctaacatatcacagcTTTACTCTGGTGACCACTCTGTTTTGATGCAACTAAATCTAGGTCAATGAACATTCTATTTTTAATATGACCATTTTGTTTAATTGTCCAGACTCCAGCCCAGAAACTGATGCAACCATTCATCACCTCACCCTGCTCTTTCATTCTAACCCTGTATGATCAACAACCAACTCATGCtccatttctcctcctcatAAACATCCCACCGCAGTATTTAACTTCTCCACATTATGATAAAAGCAACACTGCTGGGATGTTGAGGTTGCAAGCTTCGTATTTACAACACAAAGGCATGTATTTTTCAGTGTGTCGGTTCTCTTTCCCTCACAGGATTTATTTCTGGATCATGGATGAGCTTTGAAGTACCAACTAAACAGCTAAAGAGCTgttacgtaaaaaaaaaaaaaaaaaagactgcagGGAAGAAGctttggaggaaaaacaaatcccCCGAAGCAATTTGGCACAATGCAAATGCACAGTGAAATCCATGAAATCCCTGTTTCTAAGAAGCACTGCtaaaaaagaagattttttattctattttgttACAGCAGGGCCAAGTGTCACAGGACTGATATTTGGAGGAATCCAGAAACAAACTCTCAGGGGTTTCATCTCCTTAGAAAACTGTCTTTGTGGAACACGTGTATTCGAATATACATGTTTGAAAATAATCTCCCACCGCTCTATCTAAAGGAAAGAGCTTATACATCAATTCAGACTGAACCAGCACTTATTCACctttaacaaaaagaaaatgcttcagtcttttttaaatgttctaaaTGGTGACATCTTCAGATTAGTAGTGAATCCGCAGATGGAATGCTACGTTTTCTAATAATGGGTGATCATGCGTGATTTTTCAAGTGTTAAATGCAACACCTTTCGAAATACACCGCTGATGAAACAAACTGAGATTAAATAATCACACAGTACCCACCTCCACATCGAGTGTGAAGTCCGAGCCATCGAGCAGGGAGACTTTGCACTGCATGATCTTCACCTTCTTCACTCCTCTCAATGGAGACTTGGACAGACGACTGATGGATGACCTGTGGGATTCCTGgtcctcttcctgctgctcctgaGACAAAGGGATCAAGTGCAATATAACATCAATGAGTACATAAGGTTTGTATGGACTCTGTGTCTATTTCACTGGATGACTAAAAGAATTCTGATCAAGGCTTAAATGATTTTTGACTGGACGTGTTCAGACATGAAATTAGAAATACTATCTGTACACCATTTTCTTACCTAACTGCCTCAGACTGACCTAAACGTATTTTAATGTAGCTGTCTTTGACAAAACCACCAGTGCTGTCACATGTCCAAAACCTAAAAATAACAACGGGGACCCTGAGTGAATGTAATCAGGTCCCACTGAGAGGACCTAGAGGTGTACCGCCATTTTGTCTTTAA from Paralichthys olivaceus isolate ysfri-2021 chromosome 16, ASM2471397v2, whole genome shotgun sequence includes these protein-coding regions:
- the LOC109642618 gene encoding band 4.1-like protein 3 isoform X8 gives rise to the protein MQCKVSLLDGSDFTLDVEKRARGQVLFDKVCDHLNLLERDYFGITHKDVENQKNWLDPSKELKKQIRTGPWNFAFNVKFYPPDPSQLTEDITRYYLCLQLRDDVVSGRLPCSFATHTVLGSYAVQSELGDYDPEELGSDYISELRFAPNQTKELEEKVMELHKTYKGMTPAEAEIHFLENAKKLSMYGVDLHHAKDSEGVEIMLGVCASGLLIYRDRLRINRFAWPKILKISYKRNNFYIKIRPGEFEQFESTIGFKLPNHRAAKRLWKVCVEHHTFFRLVSPEAPPKKFLSLGSKFRYSGRTQAQTRRASSQIIRPAPLFERSASKRYNMSLSLDGAPIMENHETLMKDTAADGAAKVIAKGDIITTVTTEKKAEEEKAEQEDTAMDEADTLEPTATTPLRHDTKYSPCVYTTDPLRSELSLPSSPVSSTKVRRRRRENVRKRASSVSPAKNGNGCRRRQAHADRKAALLQEQALLLSARKQRLEQGKSRGGTLFSFSLHLPDLSSMLDEDGYLTFPDLSEMRFLPECAQNFLPIKSPSLIPCFLFIFFFLLSTSFSVPYALTLSFPLALCLCYLEPKAASLTASIAQGYHDHDSSEEEEVCTDSEQTDFAFDGEMTATESEAEDDSEMRTQDTEPPAEMVKHQTNISELKRSFLETGDSTPGLTEWEKRLSSSPAHSPRADEAPMIEPLELQDTKDEPPAGEDTKEEMEPKATEAAGYLVKYVADSIVTDGATSSGPHGISLSTTMDDDVFMDGTLREVEEKTPDSQDEVSERSALKVSPGAVRQEVSQAIIDKKGTLIILKEDRLDTEGSEMSILGEKEEPVVPGEPEAQEKDSLSSSIETETIKEDSAVVIEAQMTVVKTLSPKIDVKADDMTQNKGIDSPKKAMASWISEEVKIEASEVISVSAEEVKEVMKCDSLQQKAEFFTFEEVVQTEQSKSIFTQNSIPESSTTTIAVSTLGWVSSSQKAPADPEQKTVLATETEEGPAESTGPTLQSLENSEVGTKEMPVVHTETKTITYEAAEVDTNGDADPGVLLSAQTITSETTSTTTTTHITKTVKGGVSETRIEKRIVITGDAEIDHDQALAQAIKEAKEQHPDMSVTKVVVHKETEITPEEGEEED
- the LOC109642618 gene encoding band 4.1-like protein 3 isoform X18; protein product: MTTESGTDSEAKQPQENKETEKGKAKAAASQQSQAAAEPSSPQNQPEQLPAAVGHSTPARKEQEQQEEDQESHRSSISRLSKSPLRGVKKVKIMQCKVSLLDGSDFTLDVEKRARGQVLFDKVCDHLNLLERDYFGITHKDVENQKNWLDPSKELKKQIRTGPWNFAFNVKFYPPDPSQLTEDITRYYLCLQLRDDVVSGRLPCSFATHTVLGSYAVQSELGDYDPEELGSDYISELRFAPNQTKELEEKVMELHKTYKGMTPAEAEIHFLENAKKLSMYGVDLHHAKLVGSLYESLAPALGEDSEGVEIMLGVCASGLLIYRDRLRINRFAWPKILKISYKRNNFYIKIRPGEFEQFESTIGFKLPNHRAAKRLWKVCVEHHTFFRLVSPEAPPKKFLSLGSKFRYSGRTQAQTRRASSQIIRPAPLFERSASKRYNMSLSLDGAPIMENHETLMKDTAADGAAKVIAKGDIITTVTTEKKAEEEKAEQEDTAMDEADTLEPTATTPLRHDTKYSPCVYTTDPLRSELSLPSSPVSSTKVRRRRRENVRKRASSVSPAKNGNGCRRRQAHADRKAALLQEQALLLSARKQRLEQGKSRGGTLFSFSLHLPDLSSMLDEDGYLTFPDLSEMRFLPECAQNFLPIKSPSLIPCFLFIFFFLLSTSFSVPYALTLSFPLALCLCYLEPKAASLTASIAQGYHDHDSSEEEEVCTDSEQTDFAFDGEMTATESEAEDDSEMRTQDTEPPAEMVKHQTNISELKRSFLETGDSTPGLTEWEKRLSSSPAHSPRADEAPMIEPLELQDTKDEPPAGEDTKEEMEPKATESTLGWVSSSQKAPADPEQKTVLATETEEGPAESTGPTLQSLENSEVGTKEMPVVHTETKTITYEAAEVDTNGDADPGVLLSAQTITSETTSTTTTTHITKTVKGGVSETRIEKRIVITGDAEIDHDQALAQAIKEAKEQHPDMSVTKVVVHKETEITPEEGEEED
- the LOC109642618 gene encoding band 4.1-like protein 3 isoform X7, with the translated sequence MTTESGTDSEAKQPQENKETEKGKAKAAASQQSQAAAEPSSPQNQPEQLPAAVGHSTPARKEQEQQEEDQESHRSSISRLSKSPLRGVKKVKIMQCKVSLLDGSDFTLDVEKRARGQVLFDKVCDHLNLLERDYFGITHKDVENQKNWLDPSKELKKQIRTGPWNFAFNVKFYPPDPSQLTEDITRYYLCLQLRDDVVSGRLPCSFATHTVLGSYAVQSELGDYDPEELGSDYISELRFAPNQTKELEEKVMELHKTYKGMTPAEAEIHFLENAKKLSMYGVDLHHAKLVGSLYESLAPALGEDSEGVEIMLGVCASGLLIYRDRLRINRFAWPKILKISYKRNNFYIKIRPGEFEQFESTIGFKLPNHRAAKRLWKVCVEHHTFFRLVSPEAPPKKFLSLGSKFRYSGRTQAQTRRASSQIIRPAPLFERSASKRYNMSLSLDGAPIMENHETLMKDTAADGAAKVIAKGDIITTVTTEKKAEEEKAEQEDTAMDEADTLEPTATTPLRHDTKYSPCVYTTDPLRSELSLPSSPVSSTKVRRRRRENVRKRASSVSPAKNGNGCRRRQAHADRKAALLQEQALLLSARKQRLEQGKSRGGTLFSFSLHLPDLSSMLDEDGYLTFPDLSEMRFLPECAQNFLPIKSPSLIPCFLFIFFFLLSTSFSVPYALTLSFPLALCLCYLEPKAASLTASIAQGYHDHDSSEEEEVCTDSEQTDFAFDGEMTATESEAEDDSEMRTQDTEPPAEMVKHQTNISELKRSFLETGDSTPGLTEWEKRLSSSPAHSPRADEAPMIEPLELQDTKDEPPAGEDTKEEMEPKATEAAGYLVKYVADSIVTDGATSSGPHGISLSTTMDDDVFMDGTLREVEEKTPDSQDEVSERSALKVSPGAVRQEVSQAIIDKKGTLIILKEDRLDTEGSEMSILGEKEEPVVPGEPEAQEKDSLSSSIETETIKEDSAVVIEAQMTVVKTLSPKIDVKADDMTQNKGIDSPKKAMASWISEEVKIEASEVISVSAEEVKEVMKCDSLQQKAEFFTFEEVVQTEQSKSIFTQNSIPESSTTTIAVSTLGWVSSSQKAPADPEQKTVLATETEEGPAESTGPTSLENSEVGTKEMPVVHTETKTITYEAAEVDTNGDADPGVLLSAQTITSETTSTTTTTHITKTVKGGVSETRIEKRIVITGDAEIDHDQE